A genome region from Physeter macrocephalus isolate SW-GA chromosome 4, ASM283717v5, whole genome shotgun sequence includes the following:
- the SV2A gene encoding synaptic vesicle glycoprotein 2A, producing the protein MEEGFRDRAAFIRGAKDIAKEVKKHAAKKVVKGLDRVQDEYSRRSYSRFEEEDDDDDFPASADGYYRGEGAQDEEEGGASSDATEGHDEDDEIYEGEYQGIPRAESGGKGERMADGAPLAGVRGGLGDGEGPPGGRGEAQRRKEREELAQQYEAILRECGHGRFQWTLYFVLGLALMADGVEVFVVGFVLPSAEKDMCLSDSNKGMLGLIVYLGMMVGAFLWGGLADRLGRRQCLLISLSVNSVFAFFSSFVQGYGTFLFCRLLSGVGIGGSIPIVFSYFSEFLAQEKRGEHLSWLCMFWMIGGVYAAAMAWAIIPHYGWSFQMGSAYQFHSWRVFVLVCAFPSVFAIGALTTQPESPRFFLENGKHDEAWMVLKQVHDTNMRAKGHPERVFSVTHIKTIHQEDELIEIQSDTGTWYQRWGVRALSLGGQVWGNFLSCFGPEYRRITLMMMGVWFTMSFSYYGLTVWFPDMIRHLQAVDYAARTKVFPGERVEHVTFNFTLENQIHRGGQYFNDKFIGLRLKSVSFEDSLFEECYFEDVTSSNTFFRNCTFINTVFYNTDLFEYKFVNSRLVNSTFLHNKEGCPLDVTGTGEGAYMVYFVSFLGTLAVLPGNIVSALLMDKIGRLRMLAGSSVMSCVSCFFLSFGNSESAMIALLCLFGGVSIASWNALDVLTVELYPSDKRTTAFGFLNALCKLAAVLGISIFTSFVGITKAAPILFASAALALGSSLALKLPETRGQVLQ; encoded by the exons ATGGAAGAGGGTTTCAGAGACCGGGCAGCTTTCATCCGTGGGGCCAAAGACATTGCCAAGGAAGTCAAGAAGCACGCAGCCAAGAAGGTGGTGAAGGGCCTGGACAGAGTCCAGGATGAATATTCCCGGAGATCCTACTCCCGCTTTGAGGAGGAGGACGATGATGATGACTTCCCTGCCTCTGCTGACGGCTATTACCGTGGGGAAGGGGCCCaggatgaggaggaaggtggCGCATCTAGTGATGCCACTGAGGGCCATGACGAGGATGATGAGATCTACGAGGGGGAATATCAGGGCATCCCCCGGGCAGAGTCTGGGGGCAAAGGCGAGCGGATGGCAGATGGGGCACCCCTGGCTGGAGTGAGGGGGGGCTTGGGTGATGGGGAGGGCCCCCCTGGGGGCCGGGGAGAGGCACAGCGGCGGAAAGAACGGGAAGAACTGGCCCAGCAGTATGAAGCCATCCTACGGGAGTGTGGCCATGGCCGCTTCCAGTGGACACTGTATTTCGTGCTTGGTCTGGCGCTGATGGCTGATGGTGTCGAGGTCTTCGTGGTGGGCTTTGTGCTGCCCAGTGCTGAGAAAGACATGTGCCTGTCTGACTCCAACAAAGGCATGCTGG GCCTCATTGTCTACCTGGGCATGATGGTGGGAGCCTTCCTCTGGGGAGGGCTGGCTGATCGGCTGGGTCGAAGACAATGTCTGCTCATATCACTCTCAGTCAACAGCGTCTTCGCCTTTTTCTCATCTTTCGTCCAGGGTTATGGCACTTTCCTTTTCTGCCGCCTCCTTTCTGGCGTCGG GATTGGAGGGTCCATCCCCATCGTCTTCTCCTATTTTTCGGAGTTTCTGGCCCAGGAGAAACGTGGGGAGCATTTGAGCTGGCTCTGCATGTTTTGGATGATTGGTGGAGTGTACGCAGCTGCTATGGCTTGGGCCATCATCCCCCACTACG GGTGGAGCTTTCAGATGGGGTCCGCTTACCAGTTCCACAGCTGGAGGGTCTTTGTCCTCGTCTGCGCCTTTCCTTCTGTGTTTGCCATTGGGGCTCTGACCACACAGCCTGAGAGCCCCCGTTTCTTCCTGGAG AACGGGAAACATGATGAGGCCTGGATGGTACTGAAGCAGGTCCATGACACCAACATGCGAGCCAAGGGGCATCCTGAGCGAGTCTTCTCA GTAACCCACATTAAGACAATTCATCAGGAGGATGAGCTGATTGAGATTCAGTCAGACACAGGGACCTGGTACCAGCGCTGGGGGGTCCGGGCCTTGAGCCTGGGAGGGCAG GTTTGGGGGAATTTCCTCTCCTGTTTTGGTCCAGAATATCGCCGCATCACTCTGATGATGATGGGTGTGTGGTTCACCATGTCGTTCAG CTACTATGGCCTGACTGTCTGGTTTCCCGACATGATCCGCCATCTCCAAGCAGTGGACTACGCAGCCCGCACCAAAGTGTTCCCTGGGGAACGTGTAGAGCATGTGACTTTTAACTTCACCCTGGAGAATCAGATCCACCGAGGGGGACAGTACTTCAATGACAA GTTTATTGGGCTGCGTCTGAAGTCAGTGTCCTTTGAGGACTCCCTATTTGAGGAGTGTTATTTCGAGGATGTCACATCCAGCAACACTTTCTTCCGCAACTGCACGTTCATCAACACCGTGTTCTATAACACTG ACTTGTTTGAGTACAAGTTTGTGAACAGCCGTCTGGTGAACAGCACATTCCTGCACAACAAGGAGGGCTGCCCATTGGACGTGACAGGGACAGGTGAAGGCGCCTACATGGTGTATTTTGTCAGCTTCTTGGGGACGCTGGCTGTGCTTCCTGGGAACATTGTGTCTGCCCTGCTCATGGACAAGATTGGCAGGCTCCGGATGCTTG CTGGCTCCAGCGTGATGTCCTGTGTCTCCTGCTTCTTCCTGTCTTTTGGGAACAGCGAGTCAGCCATGATCGCTCTGCTCTGCCTTTTTGGGGGGGTCAGCATTGCATCCTGGAACGCGCTGGACGTGTTGACTGTTGAACTCTACCCCTCGGACAAGAG GACCACAGCCTTCGGCTTCCTGAATGCTCTGTGTAAGCTGGCAGCTGTGCTGGGGATCAGCATCTTCACGTCCTTTGTGGGAATCACCAAGGCCGCCCCCATCCTCTTTGCCTCAGCTGCTCTTGCCCTTGGTAGTTCTCTGGCCCTGAAGCTGCCCGAGACGCGGGGGCAGGTGCTGCAGTGA
- the BOLA1 gene encoding bolA-like protein 1 has translation MLSGHLVGSLFSMAGRVCVSRGSARSGAIGPVEAAIRTKLEQALNPEVLELRNESGGHAVPPGSETHFRVAVVSSRFEGLSPLQRHRLVHAALSEELAGPVHALAIQARTPAQWRENPQLDTSPPCLGGSKKTRGTP, from the coding sequence ATGCTGAGTGGGCACCTGGTCGGAAGCCTGTTCTCCATGGCTGGCCGCGTCTGTGTGTCCCGGGGCAGCGCCAGATCAGGGGCCATCGGTCCCGTCGAGGCCGCCATTCGCACAAAGTTGGAGCAGGCACTGAACCCCGAGGTCCTGGAGCTGCGTAATGAGAGCGGCGGCCACGCGGTCCCACCAGGCAGTGAAACCCATTTCCGCGTGGCCGTGGTGAGCTCTCGCTTCGAGGGACTGAGCCCCCTGCAACGGCATCGGCTGGTCCACGCGGCGCTGTCAGAAGAGCTGGCTGGGCCGGTCCACGCCCTGGCCATACAAGCGCGGACCCCCGCCCAGTGGAGGGAGAACCCTCAACTGGACACGAGCCCCCCCTGCCTGGGCGGGAGCAAGAAAACTCGAGGAACTCCCTGA